The proteins below come from a single Acaryochloris sp. CCMEE 5410 genomic window:
- a CDS encoding phasin family protein, translating into MDNNNFLKQMLMIGVGTTSFVADKLREVSDQWVNEGRLNPEQAKAFVDDLLQQMRSDPGDWEAQMERQVRNMMQDLGLARQAEVDELRGRIDRLERQVRDLENKLWQ; encoded by the coding sequence ATGGACAACAACAATTTCCTCAAGCAAATGTTGATGATTGGGGTCGGAACCACCTCCTTTGTCGCGGATAAACTTAGGGAAGTCAGTGATCAGTGGGTCAATGAGGGAAGGCTCAATCCCGAACAAGCCAAAGCCTTTGTTGATGATCTTTTACAACAAATGCGCTCAGACCCAGGAGACTGGGAAGCTCAGATGGAGCGACAGGTTCGCAACATGATGCAAGATTTAGGCTTAGCCAGACAAGCCGAAGTGGACGAATTACGCGGTAGGATTGATCGACTGGAGCGACAAGTGCGAGACTTAGAAAATAAGCTTTGGCAATAG
- a CDS encoding FKBP-type peptidyl-prolyl cis-trans isomerase: protein MRNILISFGIVLVCSAVLVIAQITNDTPEVSAEPLQTDNLTTVAAIPVAQTPTSDMNSTNTEDSDYTTTASGLQYRDLVEGTGEQPMLGQMVVVHYTGTLTDGSKFDSSRDRGQPFSFPIGKGRVIKGWDEGVGTMKVGGRRELVIPPDLGYGSRGAGGVIPPNATLVFDVELLRIQ, encoded by the coding sequence TTGCGTAATATCTTAATCAGTTTCGGGATTGTCCTTGTTTGTAGCGCCGTTTTGGTCATTGCCCAAATCACTAACGATACACCTGAAGTATCCGCAGAACCCTTACAAACAGATAATCTGACAACCGTTGCTGCGATTCCTGTTGCCCAAACTCCCACATCTGATATGAATTCAACTAACACTGAAGATTCCGATTACACCACCACCGCATCTGGCTTGCAATACCGTGACTTAGTCGAAGGTACAGGTGAGCAACCGATGCTAGGTCAAATGGTCGTCGTTCACTATACTGGCACCTTAACTGATGGGAGTAAATTCGATAGCTCTCGCGACCGCGGACAGCCATTCTCATTCCCCATTGGTAAGGGACGAGTCATTAAAGGTTGGGACGAAGGCGTTGGCACCATGAAAGTAGGTGGGCGTCGAGAGCTAGTCATCCCCCCCGATTTAGGTTACGGCTCAAGGGGTGCCGGTGGTGTCATTCCGCCCAATGCCACCCTAGTTTTTGATGTTGAATTACTGAGAATTCAGTAG
- a CDS encoding LON peptidase substrate-binding domain-containing protein: protein MAIPSSIAVRELPLFPLPDVVLFPGRPLPLHIFEYRYRIMMNTILEEDRQFGVLMWDPNKGEAAVVGCCAEITKHERLPDDRIMILTLGRQRFKVLHYVREKPYRVGLVEWIEDQPLPVDQDLQALTTDVTQLLQDVVRLSAKLTEQDINLPDDIPSLPVDLSYWVASNFYGAALEQQSLLEMQDTQARLEREAEILMSTRNHLAARTVLKDTLEP from the coding sequence ATGGCTATTCCCTCTTCAATTGCTGTTCGTGAGCTACCGCTATTCCCTCTACCTGATGTAGTCTTGTTTCCAGGGCGACCATTGCCGTTGCATATTTTCGAATATCGCTATCGGATAATGATGAACACTATCTTGGAGGAAGATCGGCAATTTGGTGTTTTGATGTGGGATCCGAACAAAGGTGAGGCAGCTGTTGTAGGCTGTTGTGCTGAAATCACAAAACATGAAAGGCTGCCTGATGATCGAATCATGATTTTAACGCTGGGGCGGCAGCGGTTTAAGGTACTCCATTACGTTCGTGAAAAACCCTACCGTGTTGGACTAGTAGAGTGGATTGAAGATCAACCTTTGCCCGTGGATCAAGACCTACAGGCGTTGACTACAGATGTTACTCAGCTGTTGCAAGATGTTGTTCGACTCTCTGCAAAGCTAACTGAACAAGATATCAACCTTCCAGATGATATTCCTAGCCTCCCCGTAGACCTATCCTACTGGGTTGCCAGTAATTTCTATGGTGCGGCGTTAGAGCAACAATCTTTGCTAGAAATGCAGGATACCCAGGCTCGGCTAGAACGAGAAGCTGAGATTTTGATGTCTACCCGCAACCATTTGGCAGCGCGTACAGTTTTGAAAGATACACTAGAGCCCTAA
- the rpsJ gene encoding 30S ribosomal protein S10 codes for MTTLQQQKIRIRLKAFDHRLLDTSCDKIVETAKRTNASPVGPIPLPTRRRIYCVLRSPHVDKDSREHFETRTHRRIVDIYQPSPKTIDALMKLDLPAGVDIEVKL; via the coding sequence ATGACCACTCTCCAGCAACAGAAAATTCGCATTCGCCTAAAAGCTTTTGATCACCGTTTGCTTGATACATCCTGTGACAAAATTGTTGAAACTGCTAAGCGGACGAATGCTTCCCCTGTTGGACCTATTCCTTTACCGACTCGGCGACGTATTTATTGTGTTCTACGATCTCCGCACGTAGACAAAGACTCCCGTGAGCACTTCGAAACACGCACCCACCGTCGTATTGTTGATATTTATCAGCCTTCCCCCAAGACAATTGATGCGTTGATGAAGCTTGATCTACCTGCTGGTGTTGATATTGAAGTTAAGCTTTAG
- the tuf gene encoding elongation factor Tu, with protein MARAKFERTKPHVNIGTIGHVDHGKTTLTAAITMSLAALGQAKARKYDDIDAAPEERERGITINTAHVEYETEDRHYAHVDCPGHADYVKNMITGAAQMDGAVLVVSAADGPMPQTREHILLAKQVGVPNIVVFMNKQDQVDDEELLELVELEVRELLNDYDFPGDDIPIVSGSALMALEALNDADSMKKGDNEWVDKIYKLMEEVDAYIPTPERDVDKPFLMAVEDVFSITGRGTVATGRIERGKVVVGETVELVGIRDTRSTTVTGVEMFQKTLDEGMAGDNVGLLLRGVQKEDIERGMVLAKPGSITPHTQFESEVYILKKDEGGRHTPFFPGYRPQFYVRTTDVTGTISAFTADDGSAAEMVMPGDRIKMTVELINPIAIEQGMRFAIREGGRTVGAGVVSKILK; from the coding sequence ATGGCACGCGCAAAATTTGAACGAACAAAACCCCACGTCAACATTGGCACCATTGGTCACGTTGATCATGGTAAAACCACTTTGACAGCAGCAATTACCATGTCTCTCGCTGCCCTTGGCCAAGCTAAAGCCAGGAAGTACGATGACATTGATGCGGCCCCAGAAGAACGGGAAAGAGGCATTACCATTAATACAGCGCACGTTGAGTATGAGACGGAAGATCGTCATTATGCTCACGTGGACTGTCCTGGGCACGCTGACTATGTCAAGAACATGATTACTGGGGCTGCCCAGATGGATGGGGCAGTATTAGTCGTCTCGGCTGCTGATGGCCCTATGCCCCAAACCCGTGAACATATTCTATTGGCTAAGCAAGTTGGAGTTCCCAACATTGTGGTCTTTATGAATAAGCAAGACCAGGTAGATGATGAAGAGTTGCTAGAGTTGGTTGAGCTAGAAGTTCGAGAACTCTTAAACGACTATGATTTTCCAGGCGATGATATTCCCATCGTTTCAGGCTCTGCCCTAATGGCGTTGGAAGCGCTCAACGATGCTGACTCCATGAAGAAAGGGGATAACGAATGGGTGGATAAGATTTATAAGTTGATGGAAGAAGTGGATGCTTATATCCCTACTCCTGAAAGAGATGTTGATAAGCCTTTCTTAATGGCAGTTGAAGATGTTTTCTCTATCACAGGTCGTGGAACTGTTGCAACTGGCCGGATTGAGCGAGGCAAGGTTGTCGTTGGTGAGACCGTTGAGTTAGTTGGGATTAGAGACACACGCAGCACTACGGTGACTGGTGTTGAAATGTTCCAAAAGACCCTTGACGAAGGAATGGCTGGTGATAACGTCGGCTTGCTCTTGCGAGGTGTTCAGAAAGAAGACATTGAGCGCGGCATGGTATTGGCTAAGCCTGGCTCCATTACCCCTCATACTCAGTTTGAGTCTGAAGTTTATATCCTGAAGAAGGATGAGGGAGGGCGTCATACACCGTTTTTCCCTGGCTACCGTCCTCAGTTTTATGTCAGGACAACAGATGTAACGGGTACTATCAGTGCTTTTACAGCTGATGATGGCAGTGCGGCTGAAATGGTGATGCCTGGTGATCGCATTAAAATGACGGTTGAATTAATCAACCCCATTGCGATTGAGCAAGGGATGCGATTTGCAATTCGTGAAGGCGGACGGACTGTTGGAGCTGGTGTTGTCTCCAAAATTCTTAAATAG
- the fusA gene encoding elongation factor G, producing the protein MARSVPLEKVRNIGIAAHIDAGKTTTTERILFYSGVVHKVGEVHDGNTVTDWMDQERERGITITAAAISTTWQDHQVNIIDTPGHVDFTIEVERSMRVLDGVIAVFCSVGGVQPQSETVWRQADRYQVPRIVFVNKMDRTGANFFRVYEQIRDRLKANAVAVQLPIGSEDKFEGIVDLVNMKAFIYTNDQGTDIQETEIPESTQEQAQEYRTLLVEAVAEADDSLMEKYLEGESLSEIEIQSALRRGTIAGTIVPMLCGSAFKNKGVQLLLDAVIDYMPAPIDVPAIQGKLLDGTEAERPADDEAPLAALAFKVMSDPYGRLTFIRVYSGVLTKGSYILNPTKNKKERVSRLIIMKADDRIEVDELRSGDLGAALGLKDTFTGETLCNASEPIVLESLFIPEPVISVAVEPKTKQDMDKLSKALQSLSQEDPTFRVSVDPETNQTVIAGMGELHLEILIDRMLREFKVEANIGAPQVAYRETIRKAVTAEGKFVRQSGGKGQYGHVVVEIEPAEEGTGFEFISKIVGGAIPKEFIGPAEQGMKEACESGILAGYPLIDVKATLVDGSYHDVDSSEMAFKIAGSMAIKEGVMQASPALLEPMMKVEVEVPEDFLGPVMGDLISRRGQIEGQEVAQGLAKVTTKVPLATMFGYATDIRSMTQGRGIFTMEFGNYEDVPRNVAEPIIEKNKGNA; encoded by the coding sequence GTGGCACGTTCTGTCCCGCTAGAAAAAGTGCGCAATATTGGCATTGCGGCCCATATTGATGCGGGAAAAACGACGACAACTGAGCGTATTTTGTTCTACTCCGGTGTGGTACACAAGGTCGGAGAAGTTCATGATGGCAATACAGTTACTGATTGGATGGATCAGGAGCGGGAACGTGGCATTACTATTACCGCTGCAGCCATTTCCACAACCTGGCAGGATCACCAAGTCAATATTATTGATACGCCTGGGCATGTAGATTTCACGATCGAAGTGGAACGCTCGATGCGTGTTTTGGATGGTGTGATTGCGGTTTTCTGCTCTGTGGGAGGGGTGCAACCTCAGTCAGAAACAGTTTGGCGTCAGGCAGATCGCTATCAAGTTCCCCGAATTGTCTTCGTCAACAAGATGGATCGAACGGGTGCGAATTTTTTCAGAGTTTATGAACAAATTCGTGATCGTCTCAAAGCTAATGCTGTTGCCGTTCAACTTCCAATCGGCAGTGAAGATAAGTTTGAGGGAATCGTTGATTTGGTGAATATGAAAGCCTTCATCTACACCAATGATCAGGGCACTGATATTCAAGAGACCGAGATTCCTGAGTCCACTCAAGAACAGGCTCAAGAGTATCGAACACTGCTAGTTGAGGCAGTGGCTGAAGCCGATGATTCCCTGATGGAGAAGTATCTCGAAGGTGAATCTTTATCAGAAATAGAAATTCAATCGGCTTTGCGCCGTGGCACCATTGCAGGCACTATTGTGCCCATGCTTTGCGGCTCTGCTTTCAAGAATAAAGGTGTTCAGCTCTTACTAGATGCTGTTATTGACTATATGCCGGCACCGATTGATGTTCCTGCTATTCAAGGGAAGCTGTTGGATGGCACTGAAGCTGAGCGTCCGGCTGATGATGAAGCACCTTTAGCTGCCCTTGCATTTAAAGTGATGTCTGATCCCTATGGACGGCTCACTTTTATTCGTGTGTATTCAGGTGTTCTCACCAAAGGCAGCTATATTCTCAATCCAACCAAAAATAAAAAAGAGCGAGTTTCTAGGTTGATCATCATGAAAGCTGATGATCGAATTGAGGTTGATGAGTTGCGGTCAGGAGATTTAGGTGCAGCCCTGGGCCTTAAGGATACGTTTACGGGGGAAACTCTGTGTAATGCATCTGAACCGATTGTTCTGGAGTCTCTATTTATCCCTGAGCCTGTTATTTCTGTGGCGGTAGAGCCTAAAACTAAGCAGGATATGGATAAACTGTCCAAAGCTCTACAGTCTTTGTCTCAAGAAGATCCTACCTTTCGCGTTAGTGTAGACCCGGAAACCAATCAGACGGTGATTGCCGGGATGGGTGAGCTGCATTTGGAGATTTTGATTGATCGGATGCTGCGAGAATTCAAAGTTGAGGCTAATATTGGAGCCCCCCAAGTTGCGTATCGGGAAACGATACGCAAAGCAGTGACGGCAGAAGGCAAGTTTGTGCGGCAAAGCGGTGGGAAAGGCCAATATGGTCATGTGGTTGTTGAGATCGAACCTGCTGAAGAGGGCACTGGTTTCGAATTTATCTCAAAAATTGTCGGGGGGGCTATCCCCAAAGAGTTTATTGGTCCGGCTGAGCAAGGGATGAAAGAAGCTTGCGAATCTGGTATCTTAGCTGGTTATCCCCTCATTGATGTCAAAGCGACATTAGTGGACGGGTCTTACCATGATGTTGATTCTTCTGAAATGGCCTTTAAAATCGCGGGCTCAATGGCAATCAAAGAGGGGGTAATGCAAGCCTCCCCAGCGCTATTAGAACCCATGATGAAAGTTGAGGTAGAAGTACCTGAAGACTTCCTAGGCCCTGTAATGGGTGACCTCATTTCTCGAAGAGGCCAAATCGAAGGTCAAGAAGTGGCCCAAGGGCTCGCCAAAGTGACGACCAAAGTCCCATTGGCGACCATGTTTGGCTATGCCACAGATATCCGGTCTATGACTCAGGGTCGAGGTATCTTTACAATGGAGTTTGGCAACTACGAGGACGTTCCTCGCAATGTGGCTGAACCCATTATCGAAAAAAACAAAGGGAACGCATAA
- the rpsG gene encoding 30S ribosomal protein S7 produces MSRRIRVQKRPVPPDPVYNSRLISMTIRRLMASGKKSLASRILYDALKIIEERTNQDPLEVFETAVRNVTPLVEVKARRVGGATYQVPMEVRSDRGIALALRWIIRFSRQRPGRSMVSKLANELIDAANETGAAIRKREETHRMAEANKAFAHYRY; encoded by the coding sequence ATGTCTCGTCGTATTCGTGTCCAAAAGCGCCCTGTTCCCCCCGATCCGGTTTATAATAGCCGCCTCATTAGTATGACTATTCGGCGCTTGATGGCGAGTGGGAAAAAATCTCTGGCATCCCGTATCCTTTATGATGCGTTGAAAATCATTGAAGAGCGAACGAATCAGGACCCGTTAGAGGTGTTTGAAACGGCAGTTCGCAATGTGACGCCATTAGTAGAAGTGAAAGCACGCCGAGTGGGTGGTGCTACTTATCAAGTCCCGATGGAAGTCAGATCCGATCGAGGTATTGCCTTGGCGTTGCGATGGATTATTCGTTTTTCGCGCCAGCGTCCTGGGCGGTCTATGGTGAGCAAATTGGCTAACGAACTCATCGATGCTGCGAATGAGACAGGTGCAGCGATTCGTAAGCGTGAAGAGACCCACCGTATGGCGGAAGCTAATAAAGCGTTTGCCCATTATCGGTACTAA
- the rpsL gene encoding 30S ribosomal protein S12, producing the protein MPTIQQLIRSERYNTKKKTKSPALKSCPQRRGVCTRVYTTTPKKPNSALRKVARVRLTSGFEVTAYIPGIGHNLQEHSVVMIRGGRVKDLPGVRYHIIRGTLDTAGVKDRRQGRSKYGAKRPKG; encoded by the coding sequence ATGCCCACAATTCAGCAGCTCATCCGCAGCGAGCGTTACAACACAAAGAAAAAGACAAAGTCGCCGGCTTTAAAAAGCTGTCCTCAGCGCCGTGGTGTTTGTACTCGCGTTTATACCACGACCCCTAAAAAGCCCAACTCTGCTTTGCGGAAAGTCGCCCGGGTTCGCTTGACCTCTGGATTTGAGGTTACAGCCTATATTCCTGGAATCGGCCATAATTTGCAAGAGCATTCCGTTGTTATGATTCGGGGTGGTCGTGTTAAAGACTTGCCGGGTGTTCGCTACCATATTATCCGCGGCACTTTGGATACTGCTGGAGTGAAAGATAGACGCCAAGGTCGTTCCAAGTATGGGGCGAAGCGTCCTAAAGGTTAG
- a CDS encoding YbaB/EbfC family nucleoid-associated protein — translation MPKEQGQGFGFGLGKMKELAAAIQKAQQVQEGAKQLQEDLEQMEIEGAAGGGLVKVVMSGNQEPIRAEITQEAVDKGLDALSELVAEAMKDAYQKSTDTMRERMEDLTGDLNLPGLGG, via the coding sequence ATGCCAAAAGAGCAAGGACAAGGCTTTGGCTTCGGCCTCGGCAAAATGAAAGAATTAGCCGCAGCTATTCAGAAAGCACAACAAGTGCAAGAAGGCGCAAAGCAATTACAAGAAGATCTTGAACAAATGGAGATCGAGGGTGCAGCTGGTGGCGGCTTAGTTAAGGTGGTCATGAGCGGTAACCAAGAACCTATTCGTGCTGAAATTACCCAAGAAGCAGTCGATAAAGGTCTAGATGCATTGTCTGAACTGGTTGCTGAAGCAATGAAAGATGCATATCAAAAATCCACCGATACCATGCGTGAGCGCATGGAAGACTTGACAGGCGATCTTAATTTGCCAGGTTTAGGTGGTTAA
- the murB gene encoding UDP-N-acetylmuramate dehydrogenase yields the protein MTQSSPSIFIDNGNCEIQPYVSLAGMTTFRVGGAAEWFIAPHNLEELQASYAWANEQDLPITFLGAGSNLLISDQGLPGLVISTRYLRQRTFDPVTCQVTAYAGESLPKLAWQAAKQGWSGLEWAVGIPGTVGGALVMNAGAHGGCTADVLTEVHALDRDGTIQVLKPEHMAFQYRSSILQQSPRPVLLGVFQLHANQSAEQVKATTQSHLDHRLSTQPYDWPSCGSVFRNPLPRTAGWLIEQSGLKGYSLGGAQVAQKHANFILNSGNATATDIFNLIHYVQQKVEENWSLLLKPEVKMLGKFPQIT from the coding sequence ATGACTCAGTCTTCACCCTCCATCTTTATTGATAATGGTAACTGCGAAATTCAGCCTTATGTGAGTTTGGCCGGTATGACGACATTCCGCGTGGGGGGAGCAGCGGAGTGGTTTATTGCTCCCCATAATCTAGAAGAATTACAAGCTAGCTATGCTTGGGCTAATGAGCAAGATCTGCCCATCACCTTTTTGGGGGCAGGTTCAAACCTGCTTATTAGTGACCAGGGATTACCAGGTTTAGTCATCTCAACGCGGTACTTGCGGCAAAGAACGTTCGATCCTGTAACTTGTCAAGTTACAGCCTATGCTGGGGAATCGTTACCTAAACTAGCTTGGCAAGCTGCTAAACAGGGCTGGTCTGGTTTGGAATGGGCCGTCGGTATTCCTGGAACGGTAGGCGGAGCATTAGTGATGAATGCTGGAGCGCACGGTGGATGTACGGCAGATGTGTTAACTGAGGTTCATGCCCTAGACAGAGATGGAACGATTCAGGTATTGAAGCCTGAACACATGGCCTTTCAGTATCGGTCATCTATCTTACAGCAATCTCCCAGGCCTGTTTTGCTGGGGGTGTTCCAGCTTCATGCCAACCAATCGGCTGAACAGGTCAAAGCGACAACTCAGTCCCACTTAGACCATCGCCTCAGCACACAACCCTATGATTGGCCAAGCTGTGGCAGCGTGTTTCGCAATCCTCTGCCGCGAACGGCAGGTTGGCTAATTGAGCAATCAGGCTTGAAAGGATACTCACTAGGAGGGGCGCAAGTTGCTCAAAAGCACGCTAACTTTATCCTTAATTCTGGTAACGCCACGGCGACTGACATCTTCAATCTGATTCATTATGTTCAGCAAAAAGTTGAGGAAAATTGGTCACTGCTGCTCAAACCAGAGGTAAAAATGTTGGGTAAATTTCCACAGATCACATAG
- the murC gene encoding UDP-N-acetylmuramate--L-alanine ligase, whose protein sequence is MQSAVDLGGRPIHFIGVGGIGMSALAHILLKRQLPISGSDARANHITQKLESQGAQIFSRQEASNIQQLCQASSTPPQVICSTAIHEDNPEYQAAVQAGCPIFHRSDVLAALMQEFSQSIAIAGTHGKTTTSSLVGYLLLQASLDPTIIVGGEVAAWGGNARTGESPYLVAEADESDGSLVKFFPHIGVITNIELDHPDHYTSLDQVVSIFQQFVDHCHTLIVSVDCPTIADRFLALATDQSMITYSLSSKASADYTVQNIDYSGQGTIVEVLERGESLGQLELPLLGEHNLSNALAAVAVGRYVGLEFSAIAKALQTFSGAKRRFEIYGEAQGICLIDDYAHHPSEIQVTLASAKLQAQAAASTYSQSRVVAVFQPHRYSRAATFFQEFSQSFQDADLVVVTDIYSAGEANPGTINGKKLADAITANHSAVTFQPTLTKVIDFLQGHLQSGDVVLFLGAGDLNRIIPGLLAHFQVSSKPSPEVVLQ, encoded by the coding sequence ATGCAAAGTGCAGTCGATTTAGGTGGTCGTCCCATTCACTTCATTGGTGTTGGCGGTATCGGCATGTCTGCACTAGCCCATATCCTACTGAAACGACAATTGCCTATATCGGGCTCAGATGCTCGCGCTAACCATATCACTCAAAAATTAGAATCCCAGGGCGCTCAGATCTTCTCCCGTCAAGAAGCCTCTAACATTCAGCAACTTTGTCAGGCGTCTTCTACTCCCCCTCAAGTGATTTGCTCAACGGCCATTCATGAGGACAATCCTGAGTATCAGGCCGCTGTTCAGGCAGGATGCCCTATCTTTCATCGTTCTGATGTGCTGGCAGCGCTCATGCAAGAATTTTCTCAAAGCATTGCAATTGCTGGAACCCATGGTAAAACAACAACCAGTAGCCTGGTGGGCTATTTATTGTTGCAAGCGAGTTTAGATCCAACCATTATTGTGGGCGGAGAAGTTGCTGCATGGGGTGGGAATGCCCGCACGGGTGAAAGTCCCTATTTAGTCGCTGAGGCCGATGAATCTGATGGGTCTCTCGTAAAGTTCTTCCCTCACATTGGTGTTATTACTAATATTGAACTCGATCACCCTGATCACTACACCTCACTGGATCAAGTGGTGAGCATTTTTCAACAGTTTGTCGATCATTGCCATACTCTGATTGTTTCGGTTGACTGCCCAACCATTGCTGATCGTTTTCTCGCATTGGCTACCGATCAGTCCATGATTACTTACAGTTTGAGTAGTAAAGCATCGGCAGATTATACGGTTCAAAATATTGACTATTCAGGCCAAGGAACAATTGTAGAGGTCCTTGAACGTGGCGAGAGCTTAGGACAGTTAGAACTTCCCCTGCTTGGGGAACATAATCTCAGTAATGCCCTAGCTGCTGTTGCGGTTGGCCGTTATGTCGGCTTAGAATTCTCTGCCATTGCGAAAGCATTGCAGACTTTCTCAGGCGCTAAGCGCCGATTCGAAATTTATGGAGAAGCGCAAGGGATTTGTTTGATCGATGATTATGCGCATCATCCTAGTGAAATTCAAGTGACCTTAGCATCTGCAAAGCTTCAAGCTCAGGCAGCAGCTTCAACCTATTCTCAATCACGGGTGGTGGCGGTCTTCCAACCCCATCGCTACAGCCGCGCAGCCACCTTCTTTCAAGAGTTTAGCCAATCTTTTCAAGATGCCGATTTAGTTGTTGTGACCGATATCTATAGTGCTGGAGAAGCAAATCCAGGCACCATTAATGGTAAAAAGTTGGCAGATGCAATTACGGCTAACCATTCTGCCGTAACGTTTCAACCCACCTTGACCAAGGTTATCGATTTTTTGCAAGGACATTTGCAATCGGGTGATGTAGTCCTATTCTTGGGAGCAGGAGATTTGAACCGCATCATTCCGGGTTTACTTGCCCATTTTCAGGTTTCATCAAAACCTTCTCCTGAGGTTGTTTTACAATGA
- a CDS encoding RNA methyltransferase — MSEPRLASIKIVLVEPAGPLNVGSIARVMKNMGLGQLVLVKPHCNPLDPEAKQMAVHAIDVLYQAKTVQTLSEALVGCQRVVATTARQRRLQVMTQAPKQILPWILEGEAALIFGPEDRGLSNEELYHAQAFLQIPTSSDYAALNLAQAVTICCYELRQCLLMGLDNRPTEPRIAESDHPQVELAPFQQMEAFYQALEAALLDIGYLHPHTATARMQKLRQLFNRSQLSTQELAMLRGMIRQVHWKTQAN; from the coding sequence ATGAGCGAACCACGGTTAGCCTCGATCAAAATTGTTTTAGTCGAACCGGCTGGCCCCCTCAATGTGGGGAGCATCGCCCGAGTGATGAAAAACATGGGATTAGGGCAGTTAGTGCTCGTTAAACCCCACTGTAACCCTTTAGACCCAGAAGCCAAACAGATGGCGGTTCACGCCATTGACGTCCTATACCAGGCTAAAACGGTTCAAACGTTATCGGAAGCACTCGTGGGATGTCAGCGAGTGGTGGCTACCACCGCTCGACAACGGCGATTACAGGTGATGACTCAAGCCCCTAAACAAATCTTGCCCTGGATACTAGAAGGTGAAGCCGCCTTGATCTTTGGCCCCGAGGATCGAGGGCTCAGCAATGAAGAGCTTTACCATGCCCAAGCTTTTCTTCAAATCCCGACAAGCTCTGACTATGCAGCATTGAATCTCGCCCAGGCCGTCACAATTTGCTGTTACGAGTTGCGTCAATGCCTACTGATGGGCCTTGACAACCGGCCCACTGAGCCTAGAATTGCAGAGTCTGATCATCCTCAAGTAGAATTGGCCCCCTTTCAACAAATGGAAGCGTTCTATCAAGCCCTAGAAGCGGCTTTATTAGACATCGGCTATCTACATCCTCATACAGCAACCGCAAGGATGCAGAAACTGCGGCAGCTCTTTAATCGCAGTCAGTTGTCAACCCAGGAATTAGCTATGTTAAGAGGGATGATTCGTCAGGTACACTGGAAAACTCAGGCAAATTGA